One stretch of Burkholderia pyrrocinia DNA includes these proteins:
- a CDS encoding aspartate aminotransferase family protein: MSYNEAKFWHPMVHPNEMKQRKPIRIVRGDGCYVFDEQGRKLVDGVAGLWNVNVGHNCQEVKDAIVRQLDELEYFQLFDGISHPRAEELSKKVIDMLEPEGMRRVLYSSGGSDAIETALKIARQYWKVRGQADRTKFISLKQGYHGTHFGGASVNGNTVFRRNYEPNLPGCFHVETPWLYRNPFTQDPEELGRICAEMLEREIQFQSPDTVAAFIAEPIQGAGGVIVPPANYWPLVREVCDRYGVLLIADEVVTGFGRSGSMFGSRGWGVRPDIMCLAKGISSGYVPLGATAVNARIEDAFAANADFGGAIMHGYTYAGHPVACAAAIASLDIVVKEDLPANAAKQGAYLLEALRPFAERFAAVGEVRGKGLMLALDLVANKETREPIDPLSGYANAVAEVARENGVLVRPVGTKIILSPPLVIQREQLDRIVDALAAGFEAVPFA; encoded by the coding sequence ATGAGCTACAACGAAGCAAAATTCTGGCATCCGATGGTGCACCCGAACGAAATGAAGCAGCGCAAGCCGATCCGCATCGTGCGCGGCGACGGCTGCTACGTGTTCGACGAACAGGGCCGCAAGCTCGTCGACGGCGTCGCGGGCCTGTGGAACGTGAACGTCGGCCACAACTGCCAGGAAGTGAAGGACGCGATCGTGCGCCAGCTCGACGAGCTCGAATACTTCCAGCTGTTCGACGGGATCTCGCATCCGCGCGCGGAAGAGCTGTCGAAGAAGGTGATCGACATGCTCGAACCGGAAGGGATGCGCCGCGTACTGTACAGCTCGGGCGGCTCCGACGCGATCGAGACCGCGCTGAAGATCGCGCGCCAGTACTGGAAGGTGCGCGGCCAGGCCGATCGCACGAAGTTCATCTCGTTGAAGCAGGGTTATCACGGCACGCACTTCGGCGGCGCGTCGGTGAACGGCAACACGGTGTTCCGCCGCAACTACGAGCCGAACCTGCCCGGCTGCTTCCACGTCGAGACGCCGTGGCTGTACCGCAACCCGTTCACGCAGGACCCGGAGGAACTCGGCCGGATCTGTGCGGAAATGCTCGAGCGCGAGATCCAGTTCCAGAGCCCCGACACGGTCGCCGCGTTCATCGCGGAGCCGATCCAGGGCGCGGGCGGCGTGATCGTGCCGCCGGCGAACTACTGGCCGCTCGTGCGCGAGGTGTGCGACCGCTACGGCGTGCTGCTGATCGCCGATGAAGTCGTGACGGGCTTCGGCCGCAGCGGCAGCATGTTCGGCAGCCGCGGCTGGGGCGTGCGCCCCGACATCATGTGTCTCGCGAAGGGGATCTCGTCGGGCTACGTGCCGCTCGGCGCGACGGCCGTGAACGCGCGGATCGAGGACGCGTTCGCCGCGAATGCGGACTTCGGCGGCGCGATCATGCACGGCTACACGTATGCGGGCCATCCGGTCGCGTGCGCGGCCGCGATCGCGAGCCTCGACATCGTCGTCAAGGAAGACCTGCCGGCAAATGCGGCGAAGCAGGGTGCGTATCTGCTCGAGGCGCTGCGGCCGTTCGCGGAACGCTTCGCGGCGGTCGGCGAGGTGCGCGGCAAGGGGCTGATGCTCGCGCTCGACCTCGTCGCGAACAAAGAGACGCGCGAGCCGATCGACCCGCTGTCCGGTTATGCGAACGCGGTCGCGGAAGTCGCGCGAGAGAACGGCGTGCTGGTGCGGCCGGTCGGTACGAAGATCATCCTGTCGCCGCCGCTCGTGATCCAGCGCGAACAGCTCGACCGGATCGTCGACGCGCTCGCGGCGGGCTTCGAGGCCGTGCCGTTCGCGTGA
- a CDS encoding aldehyde dehydrogenase family protein, whose product MSNTNFVAVSDTVRTFVARDFGLFIDGEMQPAHATARLDVYDPATGERLATVADADEHDVDRAVASAKHAFDTRVWSGLRPADRERILLKLADLIERDAETLAQLETLNQGKSIHVSRAIEVGASVEYVRYMAGWATKITGQTLDVSIPFPPGTRYTAYTRKEPVGVVAAIVPWNFPLMIAVWKLIPALAAGCTIVLKPSPETPLTALRLAELAREAGVPPGAFNVVTGGRTCGAALASHPSIAKISFTGSTATGKLVGAAAVQNMTRFSLELGGKNPIVMLDDIDVAQALDGVAAGAFFNQGQVCAAASRIYVHRSKFAQLADGLAGVAQSMKLGAGLDTTAQINPLVSAHHRDKVVQHIEGARRAGLTFLAGGTPADDLPGYFVKPAVIADPHPDCAIVRDEVFGPVIVVVPFDDAADAVRLANASPYGLAASIWSNDLKRVMNLVPQIEAGTVWVNCHIPLDPSMPFGGYKQSGIGREFGQYAIEGFTETKSVCIAH is encoded by the coding sequence ATGAGCAACACGAATTTCGTCGCCGTCAGCGACACCGTGCGCACCTTCGTTGCGCGCGATTTCGGCCTCTTCATCGACGGTGAAATGCAGCCCGCGCACGCGACTGCCCGGCTCGACGTGTACGACCCCGCGACGGGCGAGCGGCTCGCAACGGTCGCGGATGCCGACGAGCACGACGTCGACCGCGCGGTCGCCAGCGCGAAGCATGCGTTCGACACGCGCGTGTGGAGCGGCCTGCGCCCGGCCGACCGCGAGCGCATCCTGCTGAAACTCGCCGACCTGATCGAACGCGACGCCGAAACGCTCGCGCAGCTCGAAACGCTGAACCAGGGCAAGTCGATCCACGTGTCGCGCGCGATCGAGGTCGGCGCGAGCGTCGAATACGTGCGCTACATGGCCGGCTGGGCGACCAAGATCACCGGCCAGACGCTCGACGTGTCGATCCCGTTCCCGCCCGGCACGCGCTATACGGCCTATACGCGCAAGGAGCCCGTCGGCGTGGTCGCCGCGATCGTGCCGTGGAATTTCCCGCTGATGATCGCGGTGTGGAAGCTGATTCCCGCGCTCGCGGCCGGCTGCACGATCGTGCTGAAGCCGTCGCCGGAAACGCCGCTCACCGCGCTGCGTCTCGCCGAGCTCGCGCGCGAAGCCGGCGTGCCGCCCGGCGCGTTCAACGTCGTCACGGGCGGCCGCACCTGCGGCGCCGCGCTCGCGAGCCATCCGTCGATCGCGAAGATCTCGTTCACGGGCTCGACCGCGACCGGCAAGCTGGTCGGCGCGGCGGCCGTGCAGAACATGACGCGCTTCTCGCTCGAACTCGGCGGCAAGAACCCGATCGTGATGCTCGACGACATCGACGTCGCGCAGGCGCTCGACGGCGTCGCCGCCGGCGCGTTCTTCAACCAGGGGCAGGTGTGCGCGGCCGCGTCGCGCATCTACGTGCATCGCAGCAAGTTCGCGCAGCTTGCGGACGGCCTCGCGGGCGTCGCGCAGTCGATGAAGCTCGGCGCGGGCCTCGACACGACCGCGCAGATCAACCCGCTCGTCTCCGCGCACCATCGCGACAAGGTCGTCCAGCACATCGAAGGCGCGCGCCGCGCCGGCCTCACGTTCCTTGCGGGCGGCACGCCGGCCGACGACCTGCCCGGCTATTTCGTGAAGCCGGCCGTGATCGCCGATCCGCATCCGGACTGCGCGATCGTGCGCGACGAGGTGTTCGGCCCGGTGATCGTCGTCGTGCCGTTCGACGACGCGGCCGACGCCGTGCGCCTCGCGAACGCGTCGCCGTACGGCCTTGCCGCGAGCATCTGGAGCAACGACCTGAAGCGCGTGATGAACCTCGTGCCGCAGATCGAAGCCGGCACCGTGTGGGTGAACTGCCATATCCCGCTCGACCCGTCGATGCCGTTCGGCGGCTACAAGCAATCGGGCATCGGCCGCGAGTTCGGCCAGTACGCGATCGAAGGCTTCACCGAAACCAAATCCGTCTGCATCGCGCACTGA
- a CDS encoding APC family permease produces the protein MSGWSGVTGAASDTPAGTPAEAGGGTALKAGAVGFPTALASAVGLIMASPVILTATSGFGMGGWAFAVAMIIAFVMMQAQATTFSEAAAMLPTAGSVYDYLSCGLGRFWAITGTISAYFLVHVFAGTAETILSGIMALVNFESLNAAFEKHNSSWLVGVGLVITFAITNIIGIKVFSKLEIVLTAGMWLSLMIFGILGLAAAPAVHLDGWFGGSEVGTSVPAVLSLVGMAMFMFVGCEFVTPLAPEMKAPGRTIPRAMTIGLVGVAICMFLYGAAIRRQVANVPVSPDGLTHLLDTPGAIPAFALQVLGPFGRIWFGIAFLFAGAATINTLMAGLPRILYGMAIDGALPRCFAYLHPRFKTPVVGIVAAAVVPIFHAWLINGNLDSILHLVLAATCAWGTAYLLVTASVVMLRVRRPDLPRPYRSPLFPLPQIVSSVGIVLAIWYITPPGMNARDIYVPFGAMLGLTALYALFWTLVVQRRHPFKPVPVEEVLRNEHVAS, from the coding sequence ATGTCGGGATGGTCAGGAGTTACCGGCGCCGCGAGCGATACGCCCGCCGGCACGCCGGCCGAAGCGGGCGGCGGCACGGCGCTGAAGGCGGGTGCGGTCGGTTTTCCGACCGCGCTGGCGAGCGCCGTCGGCCTCATCATGGCAAGCCCGGTGATCCTCACCGCGACGTCGGGCTTCGGGATGGGCGGCTGGGCGTTCGCGGTCGCGATGATCATCGCGTTCGTGATGATGCAGGCGCAGGCGACCACGTTCTCCGAAGCCGCCGCGATGCTGCCGACGGCCGGCTCGGTTTACGATTACCTGTCGTGCGGGCTGGGCCGCTTCTGGGCGATCACCGGCACGATTTCCGCGTATTTCCTCGTGCACGTGTTCGCCGGCACGGCGGAGACGATCCTGAGCGGCATCATGGCGCTCGTCAATTTCGAATCGCTGAACGCCGCGTTCGAGAAGCACAACAGCTCCTGGCTCGTCGGCGTCGGCCTCGTAATCACGTTCGCGATCACCAACATCATCGGCATCAAGGTGTTCAGCAAGCTCGAGATCGTGCTGACGGCCGGCATGTGGCTGTCGCTGATGATCTTCGGGATTCTCGGGCTCGCGGCCGCGCCGGCCGTGCATCTCGACGGCTGGTTCGGCGGCTCGGAAGTCGGCACGTCGGTGCCGGCCGTGCTGTCGCTGGTCGGGATGGCGATGTTCATGTTCGTCGGCTGCGAGTTCGTCACGCCGCTCGCGCCGGAAATGAAGGCGCCGGGCCGCACGATCCCGCGCGCGATGACGATCGGCCTCGTCGGCGTCGCGATCTGCATGTTCCTGTACGGCGCGGCGATCCGCCGTCAGGTCGCGAACGTGCCGGTGAGCCCCGACGGCCTCACGCACCTGCTCGACACGCCGGGCGCGATTCCCGCGTTCGCGCTGCAGGTGCTGGGGCCCTTCGGCCGCATCTGGTTCGGCATCGCGTTCCTGTTCGCGGGCGCCGCGACGATCAACACGCTGATGGCCGGACTGCCGCGCATCCTGTACGGGATGGCGATCGACGGCGCGCTGCCGCGCTGCTTCGCGTACCTGCATCCGCGCTTCAAGACGCCGGTGGTCGGCATCGTCGCGGCGGCCGTCGTGCCGATCTTCCATGCATGGCTGATCAACGGCAATCTCGACAGCATCCTGCACCTCGTGCTCGCCGCGACCTGCGCGTGGGGCACCGCGTATCTTCTCGTCACCGCGTCGGTCGTGATGCTGCGCGTCCGCCGCCCGGACCTGCCGCGCCCGTATCGTTCGCCGCTGTTCCCGCTGCCGCAGATCGTGTCGAGCGTCGGCATCGTGCTCGCGATCTGGTACATCACGCCGCCCGGCATGAACGCGCGCGACATCTACGTGCCGTTCGGCGCGATGCTCGGGCTTACCGCGCTGTACGCGCTGTTCTGGACGCTGGTC